AGAAAACTGACCAAAAGCAGATGTTCAATCAAGAGCTTGTCCATATCCTCATTGCTTTCTTCACTGATGTCCAAGAGAGAATCCAACATATCATTACTTGTGACATAATAGTTTGATTTTCTCAATTCTAACCTTTGCGTAATCATTCGATCAAAAAGCGAATCAATCTTGAGGAAATGTTTGATAATGCGCTGTCGAATGCCTTGGGGGTCAAGTTTCCTAAGCAGAGGAAAATAGTCCGCCAAGTTTGGCTTCCCTGCCTCTTCCATCAAACCCCACACAATCTCCTTGAACTCTCTGACCATCTCACTGCTCGGGTCAGCTAAATCGACTGAGAAAACAGTACGTGACAGCAGATTGAGCGTCGTCTTAAAAGCAACCCTCCCAATTTCTACCGCCTTACATTTCACAACGCTTTCATTGACATCGGCGATGAGCTCCTGCACTTTCAGGTGACGGTTGGCTTGGTTGATGTCTAGGACTTTCGTTGCAAACAATTGGTTATTGCATATTTTACGGAGGTTTCTCCATTTCTCTGACACCGGTATCCAGGGCAAGCTGTCCTGGCGGAGATCGCAAGCTTGGATTGCTTCAGGGACGGTTCGGTTGCACAAGAACTGGTCGTGGGTTCGGAGGACCTCCTTTGCCACGGTTGATGAAGAAACTACAACCGTTGTTACTTGTCCAAGTTGCAAAGAAATAATGGGGCCGTATCGTCGTGAAAGgttagtgagagagagatggggtttGTTGCCGAGCTCCAAGAGATTGCCAATGATGGGAAATGGCTTTGGTCCAGGTGGAAGAAGAAGCCTTTTGGGATTGGATCTGAGAGCTTGAACTAAGaaatacaagagagagaaaagacaTGGGATTATGATACAATAACTCAAGAAATCCATCTGTGATCTCACCTGTTGACACCCAGAACTTGAATTTACAGcctcctctctctttctagtTGAAACTTTGAGAGGGAAACAACTAGTGCAAGCGTGAGAGAGGTTGTGTCATATAAATTGCGTTTTACATCGGAGAAAGACATTGAGAATCTGAAATTGTGGAAATTTGTCAAAACTTGTAGTTATTGTATATTTTGTCACACTGGTTAAGAGATTCTGATCCGTTGCACGTGGCCACTTTTGCTTTGTTTATGTAAGTGCAGTGCTTTGAGATGCCTCCCAAATTTGACCAATAAAAAAGTTACCTCCCAAAAACTAGTTGAATCATTTTAACTTGCTGACTAATGTGTGGCGGAAGATTTTATAGTGCTATGgaatttcttgtatttttaaatttttaacttttaaattttgataattatatatttaagagtaaattacattttacatcTTTAAGTTTAGACGAAATTACAGCCtcatacaacatttttaaaacatttcaattccatATATTTActatcatttaatttcaatatcATACGTTCCATTGAAAAATATATTAACTTACCGTTAAGTAATGACGTGTCGCATAGGATTCCCATTTGTGCTTATGTGgctaaaaaaacaaataaaaaataattaattaataaaaaacacaGTGAGCCCCACCACCCATCTATTCACACCTTGAATCATTCCCCTCTGTTCGTCCCCTCCGTTCGTCCCCTcccttcaccaccaaaacctCAACTTCCCCATCTGTCTGTTCCCCCTcccttcaccaccaaaaccacaTATGCATCCTAATTCCTTCTCCTTCCATCCATCCCACCGCCTTCACCCCTAAAACCACATCCACAACCTCGTCCTCTAATCCAAAACCCTCGAAATCACACCCAATTCTCTACAATTCAATCTTTTCTCTCTGCGATTCAAGCTCCTAAAAACCCTAATCTTCTCTCTCTGCGATTTAAGATCATAAAAACCCAAATTGCAGTAAACCCTATTCCGTTCTCGTACAGAGCAACAAGGGAAGCTCGGTCATCATGCTCGAGTGCTCATGTTGCTCAAGGCAGTGAGAGATTTGGGAGTGGATTGGAGCCTCGTCTCAATGAGGGTTCGTGAGTCGGGTCGAATTGAGCATTGACGGGTTTAAAGAGTGGTCCGGTTCGGATAAGGGGAAGAGTCATTGGACTCGCAGAGCAAAAGCTGGAATAGCTAGGATATTTGGGACGTGGATGGCGTCAGAGGTGGGACGCGGCAGAAGTTGGTGTGAGTGGCGGTGGTGGGCTGACGGGAAAGAGATAtgtgttttatatatttataatctgttttataGTTTAGGTGGTGGGGGCCCACTatgtttattattaattaattgttttcttttagcCACATGAGTATAAATGTGAATCCATAtgtgccacgtcatcacttaatagTTAAgttaacagattttttaacgGAACGTATgatattgaaattaaatgatagTAAATGTatggaattgaaatgttttaaagatgttgtatgaggttgtaattTTGCCCAAACTTAAGaggataaaatgtaatttaccctatattTAACTACGAATCAAATGATTCATAACCCTAATACATAAAATATATCGGAAATTTTGATGCATGGGTGCATGCAAAATGTAAATTGCTCTCTAAATTAAATTGTTCCTTAATAGTACGTAGCATCAAATGATTCAAAAAATGGTTGATcgagattgaaaataaaaaatctaacaattatgaaaattaaatttattgacTAAAACATTCGTCATTGTTGAAATTGTGTAGCGTTGTTGTTTCTTTTGGGGATGTGTATGGCCAAAAGTAAACCAACCCCGTGGATTGCTACGAAAAACACCATCGGATATTTTTTCACAGTAGCAGGATTGCTATAACTGACTCCGTTGAGTTTGCCGCCATAGAACTTGATAGTTACACTTACTTGTTCGACACTGTATTTAGATTCCACCCTTCTAAAAGGAACATCGGCTCTAACAATTCCGTCTCCGTCTACAAAAACAACAGGAAATGTTTCAAAAAAAGTAAGCATATGACGTACAAAAAGTTCACGCCCTCTTTGTCTCTAAAAATAAGATGTCCTAACCACCCAACAACTATTCCATCCCCGTTGTCTAATGAGCCCGCTCTGAATAAGCCACAACTTGTGGTTAATTTTTAGTTGTTTTATTGGACTCACATGGAGGAGGCTGTAAAGGCTCGCCTATAAATAAACCACATTAATTATTTGTTAACATTAAGTAAGAAGAGCAACCCAAAGAATATGTTAATGCTgatacctttttattttttattttttattttatcaaatacTGATACTTTGAGGAACATAATCTCTAATTGAGATCCTGAGCATTCTGCTAAGAGAGTATTCAAGTTGCAAAAGTTTTCAAGCAGCTATCTAACCTCCTCCCAATATATAGcaacccaaaacaaaacaaaccacaaAGGGAAGAGATTTCCGCATCCTGTTGGTGTGCACATCATAATATCTGTCGCATCATAATCCCATAAGAGGAGCAACTTCCATCTCGCCTGCACAGTATACGTTTTTCCACATGAAAGTCATCGGCTGACTACAAACACCTTCTACACACACATCCAACCCCCGGAGCTCACATCACATCCTtctgaaaaatttgttttgcctACTAAAACGCAAATTTTTTGGTGTAACGTGGGTATatccttctctctttttcttccgtACTTTGATTATCCGATCCCTGACTGTATGAATAAACAGAAGGACAACATCTTTCGTTTTGATTGCAGTGAGAACTTAATTGGTGAGAGAGTATTTTGCTAAACAAAACAGCCATGCCTGATTGCCTGATTCTAAGCAGCTTTGGCTGCACTCTTCCCCACAACCGCCTTTGCCGTGTCCATTACCACCAGGAAGTCCATATTTGTGTATCTTCCCCTGTAATGCTGATTTAGCATGTCAGCTCAAATTTGTTCGTAGTGAAGAACTTGATACCATATAAAAGTGCATTGCCAGGCGAGTGACTTGGAACACTTCAAATGGGGTCAAACCTGTTAATACGAAGAAATAGAAACCATAGTTACGAGAGAGAGTAGCAGAGAACAGAGAGAGAAGTACGAAGGTAAAAGAGATTTTTGAATTGTTTACTTAATGTTGAAGTAATTACAAGAGTATGTCTTTATAGTGAACTAGTCACTCTAACAGACTTCCTAACAaactaactaatctaacaaacCACCTAATCTAATTACAAATGGCAAGATCTCATCCATGCAACATTATACTCTAACAAAACCCTGCGAATCAAGTTTGTTTACGTACCACAAGGATAGGATGGACTTGCAATCCCATGAAATATATTCTTGCAACAGCTCTGTGGTGAATTTGGCCTGTGAATGGCTCTGCAGAAACTCCTGTCATTCCAAGAAGAGCCAGTACATTAATAATATAGGATCTAAGAAAACGTAGGTCCTTACTTTTATATCTTCATGCCAAAACTAAGCATATGGACAAGCAGGACGATCCAAATGATTTTAAGTTTCAACAACAGGCGAAGAAGAATACCAACCTGGATTTACCCATCATATTAGGGAGTTCAGAATTATCATCTACATTGAAATATTCCATAATCTTCTTTTGCAAACATTGTGTGCGTTGGGCATCACAACAACCTTGCGTCTTTCCATTTTCAACTCTCAGAAATATGATTCTTTCAAAGCATTTTTGTAGATGATTTGATAAGACGATAGCTGTAACTTCAATGCTATTTGCCACAGCCGGTACTTCAAACACGTACTGTCCTTGCTTAGTCTCAGACCTTAAATTTTGTAGGTGGTTTGAAACGTGTTTCTTGGTGtaaaatgttgaatttttttagatCGATGGGCTTGGGGGGCGGTCACACTCTAACGACACTGATAATGTCCCCAATTTTACCACCTgcccaatccgtcaggtgtgaggtttttCCACTCTAACGAACTTTACACAATCCATCAGGTGTGAGGTTTCCCCACTCTAACGACACCGATATTGCCCAATCAGTTAGGTatgaggttttatcacaaaagtcATTGATATTAGTTAGAGGGGGTTAATCTTATTTAAAcccattggtttttttttatccccaccgatgtgggactttaACACTTCCCCTCACGTGTAACCCCATTCAGTGGTTCACACGTGGAGATCCATACATCGGCAATTGAAACTCAAAGGTAACGACATCGATATTGTCCTCAACTTTACCACATgcccaatccgtcaggtgtgaggttttaccacaaaatgtctcgatattagttagagtggggtaatcttatttaaacccattgattttctttatccccaccgatgtgggatggtaggtgcattatttatcatattaattattaattatccCCAAGTTTTGTTAAGGAATTGATTATAAAAGAGCCTTGTTACTTTCCTTTCTCAGTTTCAGCCAATTTGTGCACTTAGAacgtttttggtgataatttGACTTTCCAGATGAGTTTTGATGCAAAACCAATTGGAGAATGAAGCTAAGAGGCTGAAGATCGTTGTGTccgaatttcataattttccatggaGTCATTCATTCCAGTTTCACAAATCAATCCCGCAGAAGTTGTTTTCCCGTCAGAACTGCGCAGTTATGGGAGAATGAAGATTTGGAGGCTTTCTTGATTTTTCCTAGTGGCGTGCGAGCTACgtttcccatatttttacagaattttccagAAGATAAATCGACCCCAAATCTGGCGTGCAAGACAGATGACGTGTTTCCCAAGCCAAGAAGGATTCTTTCCTAGTTTGTGTCATTaattgtttaggagtttgttttATTTAGGAGAGTTTCTCCcagaccttttagggtttttctagtataaataaggtgTTCTAAGCTCTCTCTAGATTACCCCCTGCATAACCCATATCACCCATACCATACTACCATTCACCATCTCCGCAATTTGTGAAGAAGAGCTTAGGGACATGCTTTGACATGGATTCTGGGTTCTATCTGACACCCCCAGATCTTGATGTTCCCCGAACACCAAGATGGGTatgtgctggccaacacccgagggtgacaTAAGCCATTTAGAATGCATGACAACAAGAATAAATAggacttaaaattttaaatataattaattaacgaAAGAGAAACGTGTTCAGGGCATACAACTAATTTAgaacactaaaaagaaataatataaaattgaatgaatgaagggataGGTCCTACACCAAGAGGACTTGAAGATGCTGCTGCAGAAGTGTCTTGATGTCGGGATggtacgcctcgattctaagtcagATACTTCACTTCCGAAGAACCATGCAAGCTAGCAAAGACGGAAACACCACAATAAATGCCATTTTGTTTGTGCTCGCACACCCAAGGTTCGCTGGACTTGGGTTTTGGGTGCTTTATGGGTGTCCCGGGGTTCCACAGAGAcgaagggagaaggagagaaAGTCCGGGagtatggtggtggtggtaagaTAGATGAGTGACCAAAATGAAATTCATAAACTTTTTAGGGGAAAAGtaaaattacaaactaaatTTGGGGAGGGGTTTCACactatctttcttttatttttatttctatgtgtaactaagttattttctaaggtttatgatgaTGCCATGATATGAATATTTGCAaagtactttgttaattattatccgGTTATATGCCATGTTATATTCTTAATCTTTGTAGGTATTTTATTCTAGATTCGGATTTGTAATGACTGATCACTTTTAGGAATTTTGCATCTAGAGAGTTAGATAAATCTATGAGAATGAccaatcaattaggtttattggaactaagattaagaagagtagacaaactagcgaggatgaccaatatcaagctagtcctacttggttgacatgattCTTCTATACTTAATgagtttttatgtgtttcattgTATGCCTAACTAATAGGATATAATTATCATGTAGAGATACAAGAGTTGATGTCTGACCACGGATTAATTCATACCTTAGAAAGAACAACATTTAACATTGGcatggtaattggatagtagTTGGCTCTAGGAAAAGTAAATAGGATTGTTGTCGGTGGATTCATAACCTTAGACTTCCATTGTTTCTCAATTTCTTCTTGTGTCGTGtgttcattttaattaattgtcttttctctttttgttaattttaatcttaATCAATTACTCAATTATTTAATTCAATCTATcccttgtttgtttaattaagtcTAGCGTAATTAATCAGTTAAATTGATGTTAAAgctgttggagcaatattagaaaatatgaaaaataacaatataattccaatgataataatcataaagaaattcacaacatcaaatatatatatatatatatgagattaatataaacaactagagagaaagttagaataACTGACAAACTTGAAGATTGAgacttgcataaatgcaatgtcctaaagatagaatttcgcCCATACTCTTGTTCTTGTAGTTCAGTAGGCGTCcatctcccaggattcaacaatctataatccaaagtcaaagcacttcaatttTCGGACTCTGGCGAACTTTTTATATTATGTACTCTTAAGAGACGACTCGAAATTTGACTCACAAAGtatgagagaaacaaagtggggaaaccctatttctcaagagtaaaaattaactttaactttctatatttaatacCAATGGTTTCAT
This Pyrus communis chromosome 6, drPyrComm1.1, whole genome shotgun sequence DNA region includes the following protein-coding sequences:
- the LOC137737232 gene encoding geraniol 8-hydroxylase-like, with the protein product MDFLSYCIIIPCLFSLLYFLVQALRSNPKRLLLPPGPKPFPIIGNLLELGNKPHLSLTNLSRRYGPIISLQLGQVTTVVVSSSTVAKEVLRTHDQFLCNRTVPEAIQACDLRQDSLPWIPVSEKWRNLRKICNNQLFATKVLDINQANRHLKVQELIADVNESVVKCKAVEIGRVAFKTTLNLLSRTVFSVDLADPSSEMVREFKEIVWGLMEEAGKPNLADYFPLLRKLDPQGIRQRIIKHFLKIDSLFDRMITQRLELRKSNYYVTSNDMLDSLLDISEESNEDMDKLLIEHLLLALFVAGTDTTSATLEWAMAELLRNPEKLSKAQEELEQVIGKGKPVEESDIARLPYLQAIIKETFRLHPATPLLLPRKAEQDVEICGYIVPKGAQVLVNAWAIGRDPCIWNNPTSFAPERFMGLDDQIDVLGKNFELIPFGGGRRICPGMLLAIRMLNLMLGSLINSFDWKLEDGVIPENMNMEEKFGLTLQMAHPLRAVPKVIRI